A genomic window from Thioalkalivibrio sp. ALJ12 includes:
- a CDS encoding TIGR04282 family arsenosugar biosynthesis glycosyltransferase, which produces MPERRPTDAPRVLVFARVPEPGRTKTRLIPALGAKGAARLHERLLEHALDVARQVAPDHVELWCTPDADHPFLERCAERFGCSLHSQVGDDLGARMRHALEVGPFPALVMGSDAPTLGVGDLVAARKALAEGADVALIPALDGGYVLLAAARPVPGLFEAVEWGSDRVLEQTRERAQAQGLVWAELEARADIDRPEDLVHCPPVLLRGIGAPRESPIPEQSQVGPGFG; this is translated from the coding sequence ATGCCTGAACGTCGGCCGACGGATGCGCCGCGCGTGCTGGTCTTTGCCCGCGTGCCCGAGCCGGGCCGGACCAAGACGCGGCTGATTCCCGCGCTGGGTGCCAAGGGCGCCGCACGGCTGCACGAGCGGCTGCTGGAGCACGCGCTGGACGTGGCCCGTCAGGTGGCACCGGACCATGTGGAGCTGTGGTGCACCCCGGATGCCGATCATCCGTTCCTCGAGCGTTGTGCGGAACGCTTTGGCTGTTCCCTGCACAGCCAGGTGGGTGATGACCTCGGGGCCCGCATGCGCCATGCACTGGAGGTGGGGCCGTTTCCGGCACTGGTGATGGGGTCCGATGCCCCAACGCTGGGTGTCGGGGACCTGGTCGCTGCACGTAAGGCGCTGGCTGAAGGGGCGGATGTGGCACTGATCCCGGCGCTGGATGGTGGCTATGTGCTGCTGGCCGCCGCGCGGCCCGTCCCCGGGCTGTTCGAGGCCGTCGAATGGGGCAGCGATCGGGTGCTGGAACAGACCCGTGAGCGGGCCCAGGCGCAGGGTCTTGTCTGGGCGGAGCTGGAAGCGCGGGCGGACATCGACCGACCGGAGGACCTGGTGCACTGTCCGCCGGTGCTCCTGCGTGGCATTGGGGCACCTCGAGAGTCCCCGATCCCAGAGCAGTCGCAAGTCGGCCCAGGCTTCGGGTAG
- a CDS encoding DsrE family protein, whose product MRFIVAVTAGTDDPTRATLGMIAANVAKQQGHDVTVWLQGEAVNIANRNVYDKIVGHNMPAMKDIVDSLVEEGVPFWACEACANGRDVGEHNFLPNAEMAGMGQYVQAVAEFDRSMSF is encoded by the coding sequence ATGCGTTTTATTGTTGCTGTTACCGCCGGTACTGACGACCCGACCCGTGCCACCCTCGGCATGATCGCCGCGAACGTGGCCAAGCAGCAGGGCCATGACGTGACCGTCTGGCTGCAGGGCGAGGCCGTGAACATCGCCAACCGCAATGTCTACGACAAGATCGTCGGCCACAACATGCCGGCGATGAAGGACATCGTGGATTCGCTGGTCGAGGAAGGCGTCCCGTTCTGGGCCTGCGAAGCCTGCGCCAACGGCCGCGACGTCGGCGAGCACAACTTTCTGCCGAACGCCGAGATGGCCGGCATGGGTCAGTACGTCCAGGCCGTTGCCGAGTTCGACCGCTCCATGAGCTTCTGA
- a CDS encoding nitrate regulatory protein translates to MTQTPSPSFSFEEAIGDFLVASRKCEVVSLERLLEAVQLVGRIRALVHQLQRERGASSLWIGSGGQRYADELAQYRAESDTTAQAFREHLDGWLEPGACAHARSRLLGRMALALHGLSGLPSLRAEVSERTLSPMEAMRGFSELIRSLLAVVFEAADSATDPEVSRALVALLNFMQGKELAGQERAIGAAGFGQGVFDGELRQSLLHRIDAQERSFRIFSEFAPKPACAAWQELQGAGFAAEVERLRRQACTHGDLRGDPLPDPARAETWFACTTARIDAMKEIEDLLEMHLNECCSARITADRADLGAVRDRIAQLAESELSDSVPYAVFFGAPEGLDHEEDGETVLNVPIVGHSVMDLVQRQATRLQSVEDELHAARQALAERKTIERAKALLIQHRGLSEDQAYKLLRQTAMNQNRRLSEVAEATVAMSDLLGKSL, encoded by the coding sequence ATGACCCAGACCCCATCCCCGAGTTTTTCCTTCGAAGAGGCCATTGGCGACTTCCTGGTCGCCTCGCGCAAGTGCGAGGTGGTGAGCCTGGAGCGCCTGCTGGAGGCGGTACAGCTGGTCGGGCGCATCCGCGCGCTGGTGCATCAGCTCCAGCGCGAACGCGGTGCCTCCAGCCTCTGGATCGGCTCCGGTGGCCAGCGCTATGCGGACGAACTGGCGCAGTACCGAGCCGAATCCGACACCACCGCACAGGCGTTTCGTGAACACCTTGATGGCTGGCTGGAGCCCGGGGCCTGTGCCCACGCGCGCAGCCGTCTGCTGGGGCGCATGGCGCTGGCGCTGCATGGCCTGTCGGGTCTGCCCAGCCTGCGGGCGGAGGTCAGCGAACGCACGCTCTCGCCGATGGAGGCGATGCGCGGCTTCAGCGAGCTGATCCGGTCGCTGCTGGCAGTGGTGTTCGAGGCCGCTGACTCCGCCACGGACCCGGAGGTCTCGCGGGCCCTGGTGGCCCTGCTGAACTTCATGCAGGGCAAGGAGCTGGCGGGCCAGGAACGCGCGATCGGGGCCGCCGGCTTTGGTCAGGGCGTGTTCGATGGCGAACTGCGCCAGTCCCTGTTGCACCGGATCGATGCCCAGGAACGCTCGTTTCGGATCTTCTCCGAGTTTGCCCCGAAGCCCGCCTGCGCGGCCTGGCAGGAACTGCAGGGCGCGGGCTTCGCGGCGGAGGTCGAGCGGCTGCGCCGTCAGGCCTGTACCCACGGCGATCTCCGGGGCGATCCCCTGCCGGACCCGGCCCGCGCCGAGACCTGGTTTGCCTGCACCACCGCGCGCATCGACGCGATGAAGGAGATCGAGGACCTCTTGGAGATGCACCTGAACGAGTGTTGCTCGGCGCGGATTACGGCGGATCGCGCGGACCTGGGCGCGGTGCGTGATCGCATCGCCCAGCTGGCGGAATCGGAGTTGAGTGACAGCGTTCCGTATGCGGTGTTCTTTGGGGCGCCGGAGGGTCTGGATCATGAGGAGGATGGTGAGACGGTGCTCAACGTCCCCATCGTCGGACACTCGGTAATGGACCTGGTGCAGCGCCAGGCGACCCGGCTGCAGTCGGTGGAAGACGAACTGCATGCGGCACGCCAGGCTCTGGCCGAGCGCAAGACCATCGAGCGCGCCAAGGCGCTTCTGATCCAGCACCGCGGCCTCAGCGAGGACCAGGCCTACAAGCTCCTGCGCCAGACAGCGATGAACCAGAACCGGCGCCTGTCCGAGGTCGCCGAGGCCACAGTCGCGATGTCGGATCTGCTGGGCAAAAGCTTGTAG